Proteins from a genomic interval of Roseomonas gilardii:
- a CDS encoding MmgE/PrpD family protein, with protein MSELAASETPLLSILARYVTTLEIDRIPVEARWQAALCLLDTVGCIAAGSRTPEATMIQTVEGENGFGKSRLLGSNLRLPSEAAARIHGYAGDVFELNDLIGGHASIGNVAAVLAAAEDGSVSGARLLTALIAGIEVTCRVYTAVYPHLKPYTDVAMVIPGIVSAIGAAAAVAVLQEQPEPVVHEALAIAGALTTWCPAEAIFGDGGTVKPLLFGAWPAAVGLRAVCYARRGMTGPAQLLDSSIGLYATLGRCFDRDVITDVSHWYLLEPRRKLHACCGYIHSALDTLITLRREIGVEAMNKGRLHIEMPAYVIPAVSKRDLPSSANEARFHAEYCLALVACGDDVVTPDHSLNYAHFCAREDVKRAISRITIRANSSLTHYHQSILEFEADGLKVRRANHAPKGSPQNPMTEEDVIAKFLRLAAFPTSHDYAARMLKIEKEIDCSWIFDDMEAASGRVQERM; from the coding sequence TTGTCTGAGCTTGCTGCAAGTGAAACGCCCTTATTGTCGATTTTGGCGCGCTATGTGACCACTCTGGAGATCGATCGCATCCCGGTGGAGGCACGGTGGCAAGCGGCTCTTTGCCTGCTTGATACAGTCGGCTGCATCGCCGCCGGATCCAGGACGCCAGAAGCGACGATGATCCAGACCGTAGAAGGGGAAAACGGATTTGGGAAATCCCGCTTGCTTGGCAGCAACCTTCGGCTTCCATCGGAAGCTGCCGCCCGGATCCATGGCTATGCGGGAGACGTCTTCGAACTCAACGACCTCATTGGTGGCCACGCCAGCATAGGAAATGTTGCTGCTGTCCTGGCTGCGGCTGAAGATGGGAGTGTGTCCGGTGCTCGGTTGTTGACTGCCTTGATCGCAGGGATCGAGGTTACTTGCCGTGTCTACACTGCCGTGTATCCGCATTTGAAGCCTTATACTGACGTCGCCATGGTCATTCCCGGCATCGTATCGGCCATCGGAGCCGCAGCGGCTGTGGCGGTGCTGCAGGAGCAACCTGAGCCCGTAGTGCACGAGGCTCTGGCTATTGCAGGCGCTCTCACGACCTGGTGTCCGGCAGAAGCAATCTTTGGCGATGGCGGCACCGTCAAACCCCTGCTGTTCGGAGCTTGGCCAGCAGCGGTTGGGCTTCGTGCTGTCTGCTACGCGCGCCGAGGCATGACTGGTCCTGCGCAGCTGCTGGACAGCAGCATTGGACTTTACGCCACATTGGGAAGGTGCTTCGACCGGGACGTTATTACCGATGTGTCGCATTGGTACCTGCTAGAGCCACGACGGAAGCTTCATGCATGTTGCGGCTATATACACTCCGCTCTGGATACTTTGATTACACTGCGACGCGAAATCGGCGTGGAGGCAATGAATAAAGGCCGTCTGCATATCGAAATGCCTGCCTATGTGATACCAGCCGTGTCAAAGAGAGACCTACCATCTTCGGCCAACGAGGCGCGCTTTCATGCAGAGTATTGTCTAGCGTTAGTAGCTTGCGGTGATGATGTGGTCACGCCTGATCACAGCCTGAATTATGCACATTTTTGTGCAAGGGAAGATGTGAAGCGCGCGATCTCACGAATTACGATCCGTGCTAATTCTAGTCTAACGCATTACCATCAGTCGATTCTGGAATTCGAGGCTGATGGGCTAAAGGTACGGCGAGCGAACCACGCACCTAAGGGATCGCCACAAAATCCGATGACCGAGGAAGACGTTATTGCGAAATTCCTTCGCCTTGCAGCATTTCCAACCAGCCATGATTACGCGGCCCGGATGCTCAAGATTGAGAAGGAAATCGACTGCTCCTGGATCTTCGACGACATGGAGGCAGCATCAGGACGAGTGCAAGAGCGCATGTGA
- a CDS encoding electron transfer flavoprotein subunit beta/FixA family protein, whose amino-acid sequence MKLLVPVKRVVDYNVKVRVKSDGSGVETANVKMSMNPFDEIAVEEAVRLKERGIASEIVAVSVGPAQAQEQIRTALAMGADRGILVEQEGTVEPLAVARILKALAEREQPGLIVLGKQAIDDDMNATGQMLAALLGWGQGTFASKVEVADGVAKVTREIDGGLETVSLKLPAVVTTDLRLNEPRYASLPNIMKARKKPIETVKPSDLGVDASPRLTVLKVEEPAKRQAGVKVGSVAELVDKLRNEAKVI is encoded by the coding sequence ATGAAGCTACTGGTGCCCGTGAAGCGGGTGGTGGACTACAACGTGAAGGTACGCGTGAAGTCGGACGGGAGTGGCGTCGAGACGGCGAACGTCAAGATGTCGATGAACCCGTTCGACGAGATCGCGGTCGAGGAAGCGGTGCGGCTGAAGGAGCGTGGCATCGCGAGCGAGATCGTGGCGGTCTCGGTGGGCCCGGCGCAGGCGCAGGAGCAGATCCGCACGGCGCTGGCGATGGGGGCTGACCGCGGCATCCTGGTGGAGCAGGAGGGCACGGTGGAGCCGCTGGCGGTGGCGCGGATCCTCAAGGCGCTGGCCGAGCGCGAGCAGCCGGGGCTGATCGTGCTGGGCAAGCAGGCGATCGACGACGACATGAACGCCACGGGGCAGATGCTGGCGGCGCTGCTGGGCTGGGGGCAGGGGACCTTCGCGAGCAAGGTGGAGGTGGCCGACGGCGTGGCGAAGGTCACGCGCGAGATCGACGGCGGGCTGGAGACGGTGTCGCTGAAGCTGCCGGCGGTGGTGACCACGGACCTGCGGCTGAACGAGCCGCGCTATGCCTCGCTGCCCAACATCATGAAGGCGCGCAAGAAGCCGATCGAGACGGTGAAGCCGTCGGATCTGGGGGTGGATGCGAGCCCGCGGCTGACGGTGCTGAAGGTGGAGGAGCCGGCGAAGCGCCAGGCGGGGGTGAAGGTGGGCTCGGTGGCGGAGCTGGTGGACAAGCTGCGCAACGAAGCAAAAGTCATTTGA
- a CDS encoding electron transfer flavoprotein subunit alpha/FixB family protein, with protein sequence MSILVLADHDGSHVNQPTRSAIAAARKLAQAAGGEVHLLVSGAAAVAQSATAIAGIAKVLHAEGDGHMLAEPLSALLVELAPGYTHLLAPATAVGKNVMPRAAALLDVQPVSDISDVVDAETFVRPIYAGNALATVRSADAKKVVTVRAASFDPVAAEGGTALVESVAAVADPGVSSFVGAEIAKSERPELTAARVVISGGRAMGSAENFAILDKLADRLGAAVGASRAAVDAGYAPNDHQVGQTGKIVAPELYMAFGISGAIQHLAGMKDSKVIVAVNKDEEAPIFQVADYGLVGDLFSVVPELEAALGKG encoded by the coding sequence GTGAGCATCCTGGTCCTGGCCGACCATGACGGCAGCCACGTCAACCAGCCGACCCGCTCGGCGATCGCGGCGGCCCGGAAGCTGGCCCAGGCGGCGGGCGGCGAGGTGCACCTGCTGGTCTCGGGGGCGGCGGCGGTGGCGCAGTCCGCCACGGCGATCGCGGGCATCGCGAAGGTGCTGCATGCCGAGGGCGACGGGCACATGCTGGCCGAGCCGCTCTCGGCGCTGCTGGTGGAGCTTGCGCCGGGCTACACGCACCTGCTGGCCCCGGCCACGGCGGTGGGCAAGAACGTGATGCCGCGCGCGGCCGCGCTGCTGGACGTGCAGCCGGTCTCCGACATCTCGGACGTGGTGGATGCCGAGACCTTCGTGCGGCCGATCTATGCGGGCAACGCGCTGGCAACCGTGCGCTCGGCGGATGCGAAGAAGGTGGTGACGGTGCGGGCGGCCTCCTTCGACCCGGTGGCAGCCGAAGGCGGCACGGCGTTGGTGGAGAGCGTGGCGGCGGTGGCCGATCCGGGGGTGTCGTCCTTCGTGGGTGCCGAGATCGCCAAGTCGGAGCGTCCGGAGCTGACGGCGGCGCGGGTGGTGATCTCGGGCGGCCGGGCGATGGGGTCGGCGGAGAACTTCGCGATCCTGGACAAGCTGGCCGACCGGCTGGGGGCGGCGGTGGGGGCGAGCCGGGCCGCGGTGGATGCGGGCTATGCGCCCAACGACCACCAGGTGGGCCAGACCGGCAAGATCGTGGCGCCGGAGCTCTACATGGCCTTCGGCATCTCAGGGGCCATCCAGCACCTGGCGGGGATGAAGGACAGCAAGGTGATCGTGGCCGTCAACAAGGACGAGGAGGCGCCGATCTTCCAGGTCGCCGACTACGGCCTCGTCGGCGACCTCTTCTCCGTCGTCCCGGAACTCGAAGCCGCTCTCGGCAAGGGCTGA
- a CDS encoding Zn-ribbon domain-containing OB-fold protein, whose product MSIEVLPCAGRRAYPPRVTATTAPFWNGLAEGRFQSTYCEDCDRFTFPPKAICPHCWSRRIIWRELSGRGRLYASTVIHAAPAAFQGDAPYSIAIVDLEEGVRLATRLLDKETIELDQPVKLVALCYEDGPLFAARPDITHAGSTPDAG is encoded by the coding sequence ATGAGTATCGAGGTTCTCCCGTGTGCCGGACGTCGTGCCTATCCACCTCGCGTAACGGCCACGACAGCCCCATTCTGGAATGGATTAGCCGAAGGCCGCTTTCAGTCAACGTATTGCGAGGATTGCGACCGTTTCACCTTTCCTCCCAAAGCTATCTGTCCGCACTGCTGGTCTCGTCGGATCATCTGGCGTGAATTATCGGGCAGGGGGCGCCTCTACGCTTCCACTGTTATCCATGCAGCGCCGGCTGCATTCCAAGGCGACGCACCCTATAGCATTGCAATCGTGGATTTGGAAGAAGGGGTCCGACTTGCGACCCGCTTGCTCGACAAGGAAACCATAGAGCTCGACCAACCAGTGAAGCTGGTAGCGCTATGCTACGAAGATGGACCGCTCTTCGCCGCTCGTCCCGACATAACCCATGCTGGTTCAACTCCGGATGCGGGTTGA